One genomic window of Diospyros lotus cultivar Yz01 chromosome 8, ASM1463336v1, whole genome shotgun sequence includes the following:
- the LOC127808465 gene encoding plastocyanin-like has product MASVTSSAVAIPSFTGLKAGASRAAAISTAKVPASSLPRVGAIKASLKEVGVAVAAGAASLMLASNAMAFEVLLGSGDGGLVFEPSSFSVPSGEKIVFKNNAGFPHNVVFDEDEVPSGVDAAKISMPEEELLNAPGEIYAVTLTEKGTYGFYCSPHQGAGMIGKVTVN; this is encoded by the coding sequence ATGGCTAGTGTCACCTCCTCCGCCGTCGCCATCCCTTCCTTCACAGGCCTGAAGGCCGGCGCCTCAAGAGCCGCCGCCATCTCCACCGCCAAGGTGCCCGCCAGCTCGCTCCCAAGGGTCGGCGCCATCAAGGCTTCACTCAAGGAAGTCGGCGTCGCCGTCGCCGCGGGTGCGGCCAGCCTCATGCTGGCCAGCAACGCCATGGCCTTCGAGGTCCTGCTTGGCTCCGGAGATGGCGGCCTGGTCTTCGAGCCAAGCAGCTTCTCGGTGCCATCCGGCGAAAAGATTGTGTTCAAGAACAATGCTGGGTTCCCCCACAACGTGGTGTTCGACGAGGACGAGGTTCCCAGCGGCGTGGACGCTGCGAAGATCTCCATGCCGGAGGAAGAACTTCTGAATGCCCCCGGCGAAATCTACGCCGTGACATTGACCGAGAAAGGAACTTACGGCTTCTACTGTTCTCCTCACCAAGGAGCTGGAATGATTGGCAAGGTGACTGTCAACTAA